The Vespula pensylvanica isolate Volc-1 chromosome 3, ASM1446617v1, whole genome shotgun sequence nucleotide sequence ggtaaagaatttctttttaacttttttttattacataacaTACACAAAATTGTTGACTTTGTTTCAGTACCGAATGTTGCTAAAACAAAAGCATGGAGAAGCTGCGAggtgaataaaataattttcgtttggTATCATGCGGAATCGGCAAAACCAGATTGGCAACCACATCCCCatgagaaaatttctaatggGACTTGGCGGTTTCAAGGTCGAAACGAATTTATCGTTAATTGCCATATACAGGTTCGAGAAAGTTATTTTAAACGTTGTCCTCATTTCGAATAGCATTTAAATAGTTAGATAAtccgaataaattttattttcaaaaacgaataaataaaatcgagacTTTCGATAGTtagcatatataaattaagatcgaggaagaaggaaagaagaaatatctcgatttcgattttctcGAGGAAAGTaatgaaacgatcgatttcagGATATAGCAGAGAACGGTGCCGATCTGGCACATCTAAGCGCGGTCCATGGACCAGCGTTGTTTCTCTCAGAGGACGTGATGCGTTTCGTTCGTCACAGATGGTCGAACGCAGGATGGACACCGCATTCGAGCGAATCCAATGATGATTCATCTAAAACTCCGACGGAAAAAAACATTCCAGAAGAAGAGACGATGTGGGAGGGTGATTTAACAAAGGAAACATCAACAACCAAGACGACGATTAACGGAGATTCGAAGAATATGTTGAACGGTaggacaacgatgacgacgacggcaACGGCGACAATAGCAAACGGACAACAGAATTCTTATAATGGAGAAAAGCATAGAGCTAGTATGACTCTTCGTCACAGTCTGTTGcttctcgatcgattcgatatacTTGAGCTGAACGTGAAGGTCGAACAAATCGGTCCAGGATACGTCGAGTTATTCGTCGAGACAACATTCGGCAACATGTTCATCTTACAAACGGTGACACCGATCGAACCATTGTTACAACGTATTTGTCACATTATATTTTCTCCGCCATTGTTGGCGCCCTATGCCAGTATCGTTTTTCTCGGTGAATGTTTGATGTTCGAGAGGGACGTTGCTATTTGGAATCACAAGAGATTCGAAACACGACCTATCCTAGTACGAGAGGATAAGACCATTGCCGCTTATCGGAAATGGTACTCTCAGTTCTACTCTACTAATAGTCCTACTTATCAGACGGCAATGAAAAGTTTGCAGTGGTGACGTAAGGAagtcaattattattatcgtttgagAGCAATCATGCGAAGGACTCGATGGACGATAAAAGAACTCGGATATGttgttttatttccttcttcctttccttcatTGTTACACAATTATTTGATTGTTTAGAGATTGTATAGAGAGTAAAGTTACGTCCGTTTGATATAAAACTATTACCGCGTTGAACGAGGATTATCGagaacgtttgaaaatatttggaaagTAACGTTCTCTCCGGTAAGTAAtgtatataaacttatatcTCGGTTTAAGTTCGTAAGTGCAATTTCCGATAATCACATATCTACGTGAATACATAGGTATAGGTGGACACTACCTAGGCTATAGAACTAGACTATGGAAGAAAGGATGAGATATTTCGCAAAGACAAGTCGCAAAGTAAATAGAAGCAATTTCGGTAGCATAAAAATATGAGTATTTATGTggtatattaacaatatacaAGTTTATAGGTACAAACGTTGAGATACTTGTTAAAACTTAATCCCATTCTCCAATGTACATAGCACGCGGTGCAGGAGGTATCACGCCTCTCGTCGGGATGGGTAATCTTCCATATATATGGTTGTACGGCGATTCGATTCTATTATCCGTGTCTGGAAATTCAACGAAGGTCGTTTACTTGATCGTTCaaaagatcgttcgaaagatCGCGAAGGATCGGGTAAGGATCATCGACACTGCTCACGATTATATCGCACACGCTTACAATTACacaatataacatataataaacatattttaaaatatacaatagaaCGGAGAGGCGGTCAATGACcggttcttcttccttttatttatttattttttttaataacgttcAAAAAATGACGCaactctcattctctctctctctctctctctctctctctctctctccctttctctctccctttctctctccctttctttctttctcttcattctcgTAAAAACAGACAGTGTTGTTCCTCGTTGAACGTAGACGAGACACGCTCGAATTAGCgtgaattaaatttctttttttcttttcatttcttttgttttctttttttgttcaaacCGACAAGTGCTGACCCATATTACGTACCCAGCCCACTCTCAAAACTTCTCGCATGGTACATGATGTGTGGTCGATTCGCGGGAACGTGATGTCCATATATCTGAGACGATTGACTACTGGCATATACGGAGCCAGCATAAGATGGCGCAGGTTGAGGTCTGATGTGTCCTCGAGGAGGAATACCTTTACTTTGTCCGTTTCTTGCCATCTTCACGAAGTTAGGTACGCGTGCACGTAATCCACAATAATATGGATcgtctataaataattagaaacaaCAAACTGTATCTAACATTATCTACCATATAACACACAGCGATGATCGTATACATATCTAACGGTATTAactgattacaaaaaaaagaaaagaaaagaattctttcgttcgtatctcaccatatttctttctatcatcgttcttgctccttttttcttcattcgcCATACCGGCAGGTTTTATCGTCCTCGAGTAATCATCCTCGATGTCATCGTAATCGGGctgtatagaaataaaaattcatataaaaatgttcttacaaaaaaattttttaacgattctaacgaatttcataaaaagaaaaaaatatatataaatataattaccttAGGTATATCATGACCATAAAGATTTTCTCTGGGTGGAAGTTTAGGTGGCCTCTCAGCTCGTCGTTGCTGGTAACTCGTGGATTGCATATAGATTTGTTCTCGAGAATCTCTCTCTGATTGCATTATTTCACTAGGTCCAACAGAGGATGAAACACCAGCGACGCTGTAAGGATCCTCGTCTGGAATAGGTATCCTTGGACGATTCTTTATATCTACAGGCCTTTGCAATGCTAAAACTGAAAAAAGATTGAttgtgtaattaaaaaatcagtTTCAAAACTCACTGACAGAGCTATCTTAAATGAAGTcttaaagtattattataccTGGTGGCAATTTTGACTTGAGCATGTCCAGTCCGACAACGTTCACTATGAGAACCCAAACTGGACATTGAAGAAGATCTGCTTCCGTTCTTACAAAAACGATAGCACTTAAACATTGCATCTCCAATCTTCGTCTGTCGGGATATGCTCGTCGAGTCTCGCGAGATAAGTTTGTTTGAAACTTGTTCATATCAAACAACtgtaagaaaaaatcaatgataaatctattcaataaattctatcttctttaattgtttctataaaaatcatatcgaATAATTCACGAACgctattatatattgtaaacacgaagaaaaataattaaaaatgatcaagAAGAACtataaagaaatgttttacCTTTCCCGGTTTCTCGTGCTCGAGGGCACCCTGTGAATTACGTATAATTTCAGGCCCAATAGCATTATCCTCCTGATTGGTTGGTTTGatgtaaacattatttttacacaaccttttaataagaatatttcctTGTtcatccatttttattttaacaccTTGATTAATATGACGTTTCGCTTCTTCCGTCTTCGGATCACGCATTGGATTATCAAAACCGCAAAGTCCTATCCTGTATTCGCACGAaataagagataagaaaataaattaatctaatGAAGATTATTAGGAAATAAGAAactataaaagaatgaaagtaaGTTACCTGAAGCCGTCGAAGCCATCGTTCGAGCCGTTTATCGTGAGAACCGGTGCCCTAGCATACGCTTTCGCGACGCGTCTATTTCTCTCAAAGACAATTACTTTCGCCCATATTTCATCGTCTATTTGATTCCATTTATCCAAAACTTCTTGTATGTGATCCTACACAAGTAAAGGAAATGCTAATTAGTGAAACGAGATATCTAGTGTTCCGAAAAAGATGCAGGAGAACTTTtgacatttacatatatatttttctcttttttcctttttctttttttcctctttttttttcttatttcttaattaacgAATATTATAACGTCGAATAtttgagagaaaatagaaagaaccGGTCAAAAACGAGATCATTGACCTGATATAGcactcgatattatttatatgtcttgagagagaaaggtgaatTTGTGATCGTAGATCtttgaaaaagtattaaaatcaATCGTCCATATCTATCAGGGAATAACGCGTGTGCATGTGTGTTTCTGCGCgagcgcgcgcgtgtgtatacgAGCAAAAAAAAACCTCTGGTGTGATTTGACAAAAatagatgataaaaataaaatagatctcGAAAGATCTCTTACAGTATCCATATCGTTTAAACGAGATCGATCGGAACGGAGGTGTTATGCAACGAAGGCTAAGAGTAAGCTACGATTTCCGTTCTAATCGAATTCCTTGAGGTCGAGTGTGTATGCTAGTTGATAGGGGATTATTGCGTGGTGTAGTCGGTCTACGAGCGTAATAAAGTTTCATTTCAGAACGAGACAGGAAAGACATAACGGTGATGGATGatgcatcgatcgatcgaccgatcgatcggtcgatcgtcACCGTTGACCGGAATCACGTACCAGGACGAATCGAATTCGAAGGTGGCTAACTCGTTCTCATTGTCTTTGTCGTTGTCGGTAGAAGTCGACCTCGTTACGCGAATACTCCTTCATAATTCATAACGTATCTACGGTGAGAAAGGTTcggtaggtaggtacgtacATGCGTACATTGAAAATTAGAACACTAAGAACTCGATCGAGAGGCACGCTTTTCTCTAATTCAAAAGTTTACCGATACATTGTTACGAACTAGCAAACGAACTAGGGAGAGAACCACACAACGTATACAACAAGTACGCCATCAAGAGACTTTCGTATTTCGCTTTCGGCCACGTTTTTACCTCGCTGCGGTTTTGTAACACATAACAGGCCATGCAGAgagtggaaagagagagagactcgcaTTTCTCTTAAAGTTATCCGTGTGAGGTTCTCTCTACGAGCTAATTCTAcctcactctctatctctatctctatctacctgtctctctatctctttctctttctctttctctctctctctctctcattctctttctctttctctttctctttctctttctctttctttctctttctctttctctttctctttctctttctctttctctttctctttctctttctcatagtatctattttcgttattacgagcataattttttgaaaagcGATAACCACGCGTTTCAAACCGGTTTGCATCAGTTTTAAGAGCGTGCATGCAGGGTCGCCAAAAACACTTTGCCTTGCATGTGCATGGCTGAACTACTAAACCGGTTGGTACGCTTAAAAGTCAGCGAGTAGAGTTGGCGTATATGTAAATGCGAGAGTACGCGATATTATTGCtcttatcgagaaaaaagtcAAAACTTAAGTACGGGAAATAAGGAGATTATTTCAAACGAACCCTGAGAACACTATTAGCGTAATATCGAAAAGCTGctatttgatatttcttaCCTTGTACAATTTGTCGAGATTGTACCAaacatcctcctcctcttgtTCCTCGTATTGAGATTCCACGAGATTATCTCGCGAACGGGAgagtatttttcttctcgataccATCGTGTGTCCGTCTTCTCAAcctaaaaaaaaggaaataaaaaacattaaaataaaaataatttaaacaatgtCAAGGAATAGATTGATgatcggaaaaaaaagaaacacagtTACCAAAACAAAgtgaataaaattctttcttagatttctatcgaaaaagtAACGCGATAATTCCaactatctttttcctttcttaaaaTCATCATCTTTTGTTTTAGAATAAGTGACAGCGAACATCCGCGTGTAATCcttaaaatattcgtaaaaatgtgacgataattttgaagataaaaaaaaggaaaaaaaaggggagagaaaaagaaagaaacttaaaAGAGTATacagtagagagaaagagaaagaaagaaagaaaaaaagatcggaGAAACCATTAAAAACCGTGTCATCGAGCTAGCTAGACGCGACGTGACGTTGTACAGgcgacttttttttattattggcTTATCCGTTCGTATTTCATACGAAAAATTCGTATGCTCGTTGAGTAGATACTCAATAAGGAAGACGCGACTCACCAGTATGACGATAAGATCGAAACTTGTGAAAAAAAGTAAGTAGTCGATTCCTCGAGTCGATTCCACGAGTCGCGAAGCTTTTGCGAGGAGCTTTGAAAgatacgaaaaacaaaaaattattaaatagccCGATACATTCCCATTTGCTCccactcttcctcctcttcctcctccacctctttctcctccttctcttcctctaccTCCACCACCGTCCCTCAAACGAAGAAACGTACGAACGACTCGAATACCGGCGCGTCAACTGCTCGGAAAAGTGAAATTCGCATTCCATCGGCACGCTCGCTACCGGCCGTACGTGGCACACGTGTAGACTGGCATCGAAGTTGGAGCCGTTACACGACACTCCTATGAGTTTCCCATTTacgacatcttttttttcctctctttttttcttgtatgaCATACGAGTAGAAGACAAAGACACGAagacgaataagaagaaggaaaagaagaagaaaaagaggaagatgaggAAACACGATTCGATCGTATTCGATGACTAGTCGAATCGTCATAAAATTTTCCCAGGTCATTAAGTGACCGAAATATTTCGTTGATCGACCATGCAagttatcatcatcgttatcgtcattgttgtcatcgtcgtcgtcgtcgattcACCTATGGGTACACCGTACAAGCCGTCAGAATTTCCCTGAAACTGCTGGCTTTCACTTCTTCGAAGAATGCGAAGGTTGTACATGAACAACGTCTAGCCTGGCAGTGGGTACGGCACACGagtctctttttcccttccctccccctctttctctctctctctctctctctctctctctctctttatctctcttttgcttctctctcccactctctctctctttttctttttctctcgctgtTTCTAACTCTGTCGCACACACTTCATcctcccatctctctctctttctctttctctttctctttttctttctaccatGACAGAGTCTGTGTCTCACTCGCACAGTCGCACTCCCCTCGGCTGAACCGAGAGACTTCGATGAGCGCAACCGCGAGATTTCAAGCAGTGGAAGGAAACTGGTTATGGTCGGCCGCGTAGGTAGGCATTCATACACATACCCTGCGTGGTGGACAGGGCTGGGCAAAATACTCCTACAACTCGGCCGTTCCGTACCCGTAATActtctatctatgtatatatgtatgtatgtatctatctatctatctatgtatgtatgtatgtacttacctaagtatctacatacgtatttacgctcgacgagaaatatatacgaacTATGATCCCCTCGAGAGAAGCGGCTAGGACCGGCTTTTtgcatgagaaagagaaagatagcaaGAGCGAGCAAGCGAGTAGGACTCGTCGAGCAAGCCGTGGCTCGCGAGTTCGCTTTCGTCGAGCGTAATAGCAgcaggaaaagagaaaggtgtGCGGAGTAGTTTTGGGCCTCTCGCGGGAAGCCTCGAATGGGAGAACTCCGAGGCTAACTATATGTATCTAGAAAAACACTCTACCTAGCAAAGAACCAAGCTCCGACCTAAGGCGAACTTtgatttttctcctttaacgagtagagagaaagaaagaaagaaaaatagagacacagagagagaaagagagagagagagagagagagagagagagagagagaaagaccaaATCGAGAGACTTGAATGGAATGCACGACCGATGAGTCGTCGTTTGAACTGACGCAATTGTCAGGTCCATGACTTCTTCACGGTAAATACCGTAGCgattatcgagaaaatatctAAACGAATCATCCTCGATCTCCTCTTTTGAATCACggttttttcccccttttttctttttttcttgttttttttttttttttcttttcttttcttttctttgttctcttttttttggttGTCTCTGAACTAAGACCATAGCTTTACGTCGTCCAGTCACGTCACGACGTGATCCgcttgaaaggaaagaaacaaaattccCCGAGAGAGTTACGAGTCATCGGCTCGGTTAGGATATTTTCGTCTCGCCATATTataatcattcttttcttcgatcgtatcgatcttctcttccgttttctatttctctctcatatccttgagaaagagagagagggagagagaacatttgataaaaaaataattaaatagtcATTTTTTTGTGGAAATCGAAAGTCCCAAAACCTGTACCATGAATGTCATTAGCctttatcatttaaatatttctttagcAATTTTGATTGAGACCGCTAACaaaatgctttttcttttcctttcttttttttttttttattttcttttcacttcaTCGTCCGATCGACAAAAAATGATCgacttttttcacttttcctctttccctctcttcctcttcgatcTATATTTTATCTCCTTCTATCTACTTATGTGATTGTTATTTACTTCACGGCacgatgaataaaagaaaataaaaaaatttatcgctAATATAAGAAGAAGCAAGTAGTCTCGCAAATCGTAACGACATCGCCGCCGTCTTGGCTTTCACGATTTCGTGCGCGCGAGCGCCGCGAAAGTCGATCTCGCAATcagtctatctatctctctctttctttttcttggcatatgctattttaattttgtgcTTCTCAAAGAAATCATATAATCATCTTTTGAAGATTTAACAACTATAAAAATACTTCGAATATACTACGTGAGGATATTCTCATAAAAGTGTCCAGAAGATCGATGGATCCCGatttaactctttctctctctctctctctctctttctatcttgcgCGCGCGCATTGGGCGCGCCGAAGGATAcgaaagatctctctctctctctctttctctctcgaaaggGCGACGCACGAGTCGTTCGAAAAAATCGCGCGAAGGGCGACCTTCCAATGGcgcctttttttaaattctcttttgtaaaacaaatattcagaatgtttcttctttttttctttttcttttcttagaaaaatgaaagccGTCGGTCGAGAACAAATCGATTCGCTTCGCGTAATTCTCTTCACAATTTTATACACTTAaagatttctctctcattctttctcgtaTAATGGTAATGGTAGTACGTTAACAGaagggaaatagagagaaagagagagagagaaagagaaacagatataATGTAGGCGATTTTGCATATCCGCGTATGGAACGACGACGAACATGACAACGAGGAGGACATCCATATGTTACCGATCTAGCGGTACGTTACATACCTTTCGAGTGACAGCACTCTTTCTGACACGGCGATGGTGTATAGCCGTCCTCCACCTTCAATATGGTTCGGATGTGTCAAAGATGTTAGCACTTTGTCGAGCTGCTTGCCTATCCATAATCGATGAAGGACGATGGAAGGCACAAGccaaagaatatatatctttcgagGCAGATATTTCCTGAGGTTCTACGTGATCGAGAATCGGCACTATCATCGGAAAAAGGGGGTACGGATATCGCGGAGGagtaagagtgagagtgaggggaaattgaagagaagaagaagttaaagaatagaaaggaaaagaaaatgaagaaaaaagaaagagaaggctACTAAAAATGGTAGAAAAGTGGGAATAGGAAAGAAAGTGaatgggaaagaaaataagaaaaagaagaagaatgatgatgatgatgatgatgatgatgatgatgatgataatgataatgatgatgacgacaaagatgaggaggatgaaaaagaaaagggaaaagaaaaatgataattactCCCCGCGAAAGACTTTTAGCAATTCTATCGTAGAATTTACGTTGGACCTTTATTCGGGCCGTGCACGAACGACGCGATAACCGCTCACTACTCGTCGCCTCGCAGGCAGCCTTGCCTCCTCCGAGTCGCGAGTGAGAGTTGCAGGACGTTCACCATGTTGGTGAACAGTCGCGCATGCGCCGTTAGGCAGTCTCTTGTGCGCTCGCGTGACGTCAGAAATAGGACAAGGAGCCCGCTGGCCTTTGGAAAGGCGCGACTCGCGGCCGAAGGAAGAGGGCCACTGAACTGTCTCTCGCCGATCCTATACTCCTGTCCCCTCCtactcctcatcctcctcttcatccGCCTCCGCCCCtgcttctttctcctctcaaCATCTCCTCGTACGAGCATCATCGAGTCGTCCTTGTATCTCTCAACCCCCTTGAATTGGTTTGTGAGATCCTTCCGTTGAACGACCCACGAATCTTCGTGTCTTTCACGACCTTTGATCTTGATCtcctttgatatattttatagctattattatatagatatattttacataggtgtgtgtgtgtgtgtgtgtgtgtgtgtgtgtgtgtgtgcatatatacatatatatatatacatataatacatgtaacattatatatatatatatatatatatatatatagatatatgtatacacgtatatctgCATGTAATGAGATCAACATAAACAAAGAATgagtttcaataaaaaaatagatgtgTACctagtaaaaagagagatcgatctTTAACTTCCTCAATTACATGTCGTGTAAATCGTAGAGAAGTGTGTTGCTTTCGTGAAAACTCTTTTACTCTACTCTTGTTTGCTCTACATATCGTCCGCCTTTTCCTTAAGTTATCGTCGAGGCAAAGACTAAAAGTCATCGGGTTCGGTTTAGCGACGTGTAAAACACACGCTTCGGATTAATTGCgcaacgtacatacatacgcacagTTGTGTAATGCAACTGTATGACACTCATGACTAATAGTTTTAGGATTCAGGATACCGCCGTCGAATCTTGTTGCTTGAACAGAAAGCAACGATTCTCTTGACTCCTTCGAGAAACCCTCCTGCTCCTCTCCCCCACTTTTGTAACAACGCTGTTCCATTGAGTTTATCTCATCTCAATGCAAGATTTCGTTGAATCTTACGCTTATGCAATTTCTCAATGAACGTGCGAAAGGAACGTttactttaaaaatttatacgtttGTTTTGTGTTACAAagttatgtaatttttatttattttgaatgaaagaaaaataattaaaacaatataaaaaaaaaaatatacataaattgaCACGAAagttgtttattaatatattatacatatctgTACAGTAAAAGGTGTTAGGCCACCAAAGCACTGGCCGTAGAACTTTCGTACTTCCAGTTAGGCGGAAGTGATCCCTTTGTCTTGTAATATCTAGCAAGACGATGTATTCTCGATTCAACGAGAATTAATCGAAACTTGCTGTCTTTGTCCTTACGATTTCTTTCCAAATGTTTCCGGATTCCAACAGCCCTCTTAATGAGGTGGTATAAATCTTCTGGAAGATCAGGAGCAAGGCCCATACTTTTAACAATACGTAATATCTTGTTCCCTGTACGGAACCTTACCTGAGCAACTCCATGAGAATCTCGAAGTATAACAcctagaaaatataaaatataagattcCTAAATCGatacttttatattgttaattttatattttgtgatGTAAATGTCAATGGCAACCTATGATGGAATGACTGATGGTCAAACCACTTCAAAAGCCattgtaacatttttattttgcaaacTTAAAAAGAAGATCTACTAAGTCTGTTGATCctcgtattatttaattctgGTTTGCTTTCTTCTACTCTTGTCTATGTTGTTCCCGTACTTAAGAACTGtgttatcaaaatttttatgtaatgtctgaccaattaaaataatttaaaatttaattaaaaatctaataaaatttaccAATTTGGGATGGGGTACATCCTTTCTTTGCTAGTTTGTAAATAAGTTCCTTGCAATCTTCAGGAGTTAGCTTTAACCAAGTTGGTACACTCCGACGATAAGGAAGAGCTGACTGGGATATACCCTTTCTGAAAAgcgataattatattatttattttgatagatagagaaattttttatagttgTAAACATCATGACATTTACTTAACGAGatataaacagaaaaataattctacacAGCAacgtgatatttttaaaaagttagGTTATGTTAATGTACGCGAGCAACTAAGTGTTATTTTAACGCAAAATAATCATATTCGCAAAGAAATACACataaatgcaataaaaatgataatattatagaatcgaaaatacaaaaaaaaatgaaaataatcgaaacaaCTTTGAACAAATGGTCGACGGAAATATAGTTCGCTAAcagtttaaaaaatgatacgattgcactataatacttttattgaCGTTTgtgatttaattgaaaataaatatcataaaaataattccgaaaatattttcttattgtaCACAACAATGTAGATTACAACATTACCCAGGTGCGTGCATACGACCCATGATGGCAGATTTTCCAGATCGAAAGACTGTAGTGTAGGCTTCAGTGAATTCCACCCAGTAACGCTACTTTTTCTAGTAACAGTAACAATAAACTTTATTATACTCTTTCTATAATTTACACGTGCGCCGGATGATAAAccggaagagaaaagaagggctAGCGTGCGTTGTCTGTATTTATAGTTTCCGCCTAGAGGGCTCTCTTATTGCGTCATTTAAAGCGCCCTCTCTCTTAAGTTCTTGTATAGTGCTAGtgatttc carries:
- the LOC122627660 gene encoding cholesterol 7-desaturase nvd isoform X1, which codes for MILGWYSVLLATLLAFLIYIAFFWKINWIRDLRCENKIKYRKMEKLPPVYPNGWFALLESSQLKVGQVKHVSALGENFAVFRTEKGIVNILDAYCPHLGANMGEGGRVKGECLECPFHKWLFCGNDGRCMDIPYANKGKEFLFNFFLLHNIHKIVDFVSVPNVAKTKAWRSCEVNKIIFVWYHAESAKPDWQPHPHEKISNGTWRFQGRNEFIVNCHIQDIAENGADLAHLSAVHGPALFLSEDVMRFVRHRWSNAGWTPHSSESNDDSSKTPTEKNIPEEETMWEGDLTKETSTTKTTINGDSKNMLNGRTTMTTTATATIANGQQNSYNGEKHRASMTLRHSLLLLDRFDILELNVKVEQIGPGYVELFVETTFGNMFILQTVTPIEPLLQRICHIIFSPPLLAPYASIVFLGECLMFERDVAIWNHKRFETRPILVREDKTIAAYRKWYSQFYSTNSPTYQTAMKSLQW
- the LOC122627660 gene encoding cholesterol 7-desaturase nvd isoform X2; amino-acid sequence: MILGWYSVLLATLLAFLIYIAFFWKINWIRDLRCENKIKYRKMEKLPPVYPNGWFALLESSQLKVGQVKHVSALGENFAVFRTEKGIVNILDAYCPHLGANMGEGGRVKGECLECPFHKWLFCGNDGRCMDIPYANKVPNVAKTKAWRSCEVNKIIFVWYHAESAKPDWQPHPHEKISNGTWRFQGRNEFIVNCHIQDIAENGADLAHLSAVHGPALFLSEDVMRFVRHRWSNAGWTPHSSESNDDSSKTPTEKNIPEEETMWEGDLTKETSTTKTTINGDSKNMLNGRTTMTTTATATIANGQQNSYNGEKHRASMTLRHSLLLLDRFDILELNVKVEQIGPGYVELFVETTFGNMFILQTVTPIEPLLQRICHIIFSPPLLAPYASIVFLGECLMFERDVAIWNHKRFETRPILVREDKTIAAYRKWYSQFYSTNSPTYQTAMKSLQW
- the LOC122627660 gene encoding cholesterol 7-desaturase nvd isoform X3 — its product is MGEGGRVKGECLECPFHKWLFCGNDGRCMDIPYANKGKEFLFNFFLLHNIHKIVDFVSVPNVAKTKAWRSCEVNKIIFVWYHAESAKPDWQPHPHEKISNGTWRFQGRNEFIVNCHIQDIAENGADLAHLSAVHGPALFLSEDVMRFVRHRWSNAGWTPHSSESNDDSSKTPTEKNIPEEETMWEGDLTKETSTTKTTINGDSKNMLNGRTTMTTTATATIANGQQNSYNGEKHRASMTLRHSLLLLDRFDILELNVKVEQIGPGYVELFVETTFGNMFILQTVTPIEPLLQRICHIIFSPPLLAPYASIVFLGECLMFERDVAIWNHKRFETRPILVREDKTIAAYRKWYSQFYSTNSPTYQTAMKSLQW
- the LOC122627661 gene encoding uncharacterized protein LOC122627661; translation: MVSRRKILSRSRDNLVESQYEEQEEEDVWYNLDKLYKDHIQEVLDKWNQIDDEIWAKVIVFERNRRVAKAYARAPVLTINGSNDGFDGFRIGLCGFDNPMRDPKTEEAKRHINQGVKIKMDEQGNILIKRLCKNNVYIKPTNQEDNAIGPEIIRNSQGALEHEKPGKLFDMNKFQTNLSRETRRAYPDRRRLEMQCLSAIVFVRTEADLLQCPVWVLIVNVVGLDMLKSKLPPVLALQRPVDIKNRPRIPIPDEDPYSVAGVSSSVGPSEIMQSERDSREQIYMQSTSYQQRRAERPPKLPPRENLYGHDIPKPDYDDIEDDYSRTIKPAGMANEEKRSKNDDRKKYDDPYYCGLRARVPNFVKMARNGQSKGIPPRGHIRPQPAPSYAGSVYASSQSSQIYGHHVPANRPHIMYHARSFESGLDTDNRIESPYNHIYGRLPIPTRGVIPPAPRAMYIGEWD
- the LOC122627664 gene encoding 40S ribosomal protein S13; the protein is MGRMHAPGKGISQSALPYRRSVPTWLKLTPEDCKELIYKLAKKGCTPSQIGVILRDSHGVAQVRFRTGNKILRIVKSMGLAPDLPEDLYHLIKRAVGIRKHLERNRKDKDSKFRLILVESRIHRLARYYKTKGSLPPNWKYESSTASALVA